From the genome of Solanum stenotomum isolate F172 chromosome 5, ASM1918654v1, whole genome shotgun sequence:
aatatataaaaaataagccAATTTGTATCTTTTGGTGGATATTACTATTTGTTGCTTAGGTAAAAAGTTTTGTACCTAATATTCCAATGTGTATGTGAACTTTGTCCATGATTAGTATTTCGAGTTGCTATCAGCCTTAATTAATAAGCGGTTGTTTGTTAgctggttagagttatgcagaTATTAGCTATTCATTATAGATCATGTCGATTTTTTCAAAGTGGTACTAGTTTGATTGGGAAATGATTCCAGAATATGTGAAAGAGATTTGTTACGTTTTAGTATTTGTCTTTGTGTAATGTCTAATCTATCTGTTTTATCTTATAGGCAGTGTGCATTCTCCACTGGATTTGTTGGAGGAGGAATGGGAGAAGACCTACAAAACGAACTTAAGAGGGGCATGGTTGGTGACCAAATTTGTTTGTAAACATATGCGTGCTGCTAATCAAGGAGGATCTGTTATCAATATCTCTTCTATCGCTGGTCTTAATCGTGGACAATTACCAGGCGGTCTTGCTTATGCGTCTTCAAAGGAAGCTCTCAACAGCATTACAAAGGTAGTGTCTTGTTTTTCTTATACAATGTGGTTTGTACATACATTTAAATGCTCTGGAAACATACGTATATAGATTCACATATTTGTTGTGCAAAATGGTTTGAGAATACATATAGTAGTGTAGCACAAACGAAGAGTGAGTACTCTAACATAGTTGCCACACAACGCTTGTGAACTATGATCGAGCCAGAAATGTGGATCTAGTTATGGTAAATGTGGAGGCGTCAATGAGAAATCTAAGCAGATAACATTTCTAGTTGTCTTACTACCTTGTTAAACTTTATATATGTGATGCCTCGCGCATTTCAGTCATTTGGCTGTGattcttttatagttgtttatagcttatgcttcatAGATATTACTTGTGGCATTGTCCAAGATGTTCTACCTTCGGAATGTACTCTGAACTGTGTCGTAATGCACCTCTGTATTGTTTTCTTCTCGTTTTGATTTACAACCTGATCAATCGTTCTATTCTTCAAACGTAACAGGTGTTGGCCCTCGAATTGGGACCATACAAGATCAGAGTGAACTCAATATCACCAGGACTTTTCAAGTCTGAGATAACAGAGGGTCTCATACAAAAAGACTGGCTTCAAAACATTGAACTGAGAACTATTCCGTTGAGAACACATGGAACATCAAATCCGGCTTTAACTTCAGTAGTACGTTATCTGATCCACGATTCCTCGGAATATGTTTCAGGTAACATGTTCATAGTAGATGCAGGAGCTACTTTACCCGGTGTCCCGATTTTCTCATCCCTCTAGTTATAGAGgaaaacaaaataggaaaaaaaaggaTGGAAAATGGAAATGTTAGGGAAACAACAGAGGCTTGACTTTGGTTGCCTAAAGAAATTTTATGTTTTCGTTTGACATATTTATGGTAAAGAATGGTTTTTTTGTGTGCATggaattgtttttttatttgtatagcTCCATCATtgattgaaattaattaaactccTATGAAGTGAAGTTTATTGTTTTTATAGGGAGTATGTGTTACTGAGACTTATTTCTTCTGCTTAACGGCTTTAATAGTGGATGGTGGTGTTAGAGATGACATACTTTTGGATTTTTGACCAAAGTAAgtcattattaaaaataattcaccaaaataatacatttttttgaaattttacaaaactagtataaacgtAGTTCTCGGTAACgttttaggttatattttattcaaaaaaattcaataacaaaaagacaaaaatttgACATAGTAAACAGACATAAAACGTTATTGTCAGTAACGTTTTATAATTCGTTACTCTGAGGCATGTTTTACAGCTAAAACGCAACTCACGATAACGTTTATggaatatataattttctcttttcttctcttttcattCACAGATATTAATACTTTTGCAAGAAAAGGAAGAGTGAGGAGGGCTTTTCTATAaattaattcctttttttaataGTTATTTTGCTTACTTAACTAGTCCTTACCATTCCATCAGCAAAAGAGAGTTGCAAGGAATGGAAGATAGTCCTTCCTCTATGGGGGTTAATAAGGATGAAAATTTCATCCTTGTACAAAAAGTGCCCTATACATAGACTTAGgagtgttcacggtttggataaaaaccgatccaaattgaaaaaccaaaccaaaccgataaaataaaaccgattttatttgggtttggtttggtttggttttagatttttgaaaaccgatagtatttggtttggttatggttttattcgaaaaaaatcgaagaaataaccaaaccgaaccgatgaattatatacatatattttattaatatacatacttaatatattgtttttataaacaattttaaagatcttatacatattttcattaaaatttctttataatttacttattgacagcaaaaatgcccaagatgaaacatttatcttattgatttcatgtatatgagtgtccatgtcaattctttgtgggactgaaaatgttattgtctcttccttctaggccaatatagtgaattttaaagctttattgatagtaaatttagtgattgaaagtttagtaatttaagtcattctaactatttttcgttttgaatggattgttgtcacttttttcacattttaaatgaattgtttcttttatttttgtgtatggttaataaccgaataaccgaaccaaaccaaatcgaaaccgataatcaccaaaccgataaatgtatattatatttggtttggtttggttttgataattttaaaaccgattaagttggtttggttttgattttgaccaataactgATCCAAACCAACCCTTGAACACCCCTACTGATAGACTATAAGTTTGGATGTAGCTTACTTATTACatcaatttaatttaatggtTTCTTTATTAATAgtctaataattaataattataagaaATCGAATGATCTAATATTTGGAAGGATGCTATCTTAGGCTAAAAGAAGATCTCtcatataatttatttacaaattttgaaattgaaatgataCAAGATAAGCTTCAATTTGTGCAAAGTTttcctcactttttttttcttttgtttaaaaaaaaattgtctatgtagaaaagagtaaaaaaagagaaaaccaTATATATTTCAAGTGAAGGTATGTACAAAATATATCTATCTATTTAATAGTGGAAAATTGAATAATGAATAAGGCATGTACAAGACtgaatttcaattttcagcCATTCCAGAGAAACGTTACTGTGAGTCACGGTTTAGCTGTAAAGCGTGCTTAACAGTAATGAATTATAAAACGTTATTGACAATAACGTTTTATGTTTTTTACTCTGTcagatttttgtctttttgttattgatttttttttttataaaatataacctaaaacgttactGCGAACTACatttatactagttttgtaaaatttcaaaaaaacgtattattttggtgaattgattTTAATAATGGTTTACTTTGTTCAAAAATTCATGTACTTttatttacataattatgttTAATACATGTTCTTACTTTGATTTTATCGCTTAATTAGGATAACCCAATTATAGTTTAATATAAACATCGAGatgaataatttttaatgtaacacctttatttgtttttattgtgAATTGTAACAATACCACCCTAATCTTCGACTTAGCTCCCAAAGGTAGTTCATCTGGCCTTTCCCAACCTATACAAGAAGAGTGGAAGATAACGAAAGACAGATATAATCTAATATGACAAAAATCAACATTCCATTTAGCATATCAGTCGAGTCGATTTGATTTGTTGTTATCTATAGATAAAGAGATAACTTATGATGTATTCGATTCcgatatttctaaaaaatacttctcggagaaataaaataaataaataaaccatataacaattatatatttttttatatattagaaGAGAGAGTTTCAACATGTCAGCTTGGTGACATTAGATGAAAGTTTAAGGGTATAATAGTATTTTTCTAGATCAATTTGTTTCAAAGGAATTGTGTTTTCTGCTTTATTCTTTAGACCACATCAACAAGTCCATAAAAGATCCATAATTTTCTGTTAAATTACAATTGATGCCATCCACTGAAATATCATTAATTGTGATTGGGACCCATTGAACTACACAGTGATTTGTTCCCTCAACTTTtgccttatttatttttttaataaaacactttaaccattttatttatgaaatgtCCATTGATGAGTTTGGAATTGgttctaaataatttttttttaaaaaatgaagtatTATTAATTCAGATtgaaaatgtatatattaaataatattttctgaAGTGTTATATTACATTAAAAAGTTAcgaatattaaaaatttaataaatgatcttatatgatttatgatatgttaattataaatattatataataaaaataataaaaaaaataattaaaaagtaaaatagagagtaCGAATAGTAATTCTTCAATCATCTCTACAAATGATGAATAGAGAGTGAAATAGAGAATGATTGAAGAaagcattatttattttactctctaaatatagaaaatatagagtAAAATTAAGGTGGATCGGAGATAGTTATAAGTTTTTTGTTTCCAAGATATTCATAATTGATAAATATGATCTTTAAAATCAATTatgattaaatataaataatatagtttagaaaaattaaaaaatatatcatataaaataaaatgaaaaagtcgCTAGACTCCTTACGCTTCGgaaataatttattgtgattGAAAAACATCCTCCTCTACTATATTATAAGTTTAGatgtattaattaaaaaaaatatcaatagtatatagaatttataaaaataaattatgcataattttatcctaatattttgtatataaatataatgttgGGCTCGTGCTGACACGGGCCATTTTTACTAGTATTAATACAAGAAAGAGggtaatttttttatacattcaAAAGTTCGGAGGGAACTTTGTAAACCATATAACTGTAGGGTgtttgtggtttggtttgaatcggttattggttaaaaccaaaaccaaaccaatctaatcgattttttaaatatctaaaaccaaatcaaaccaaacggAAAAAATAACTGCCGGTTTAGTTATTGACGGTTTGGttctatttttttggttttttcaatttgaaagtaataaatttttgaGGACATACGTATCTTAATAGACACAAACACCTACTACATGAGCAATCCACCGAAAAGCTATTGTTGATTCGATTAAGcaattaaacaatactaaagttatcattacacgaacaaaattattcaattaAGAGAAGGTGTAACTATCTTATGAAAGGTATGTTaggtaaagactaaagtaatCAATTTTGATAGACTTGGACTTATGATTGTAATAGATGAGCTAAAATTTTAGTGTTGGGCTTGGaaaaaatggtaaagttaaagacttaagttacttaaaatttaacaaaatatttatattttatttatgaataatagataaataattataaaatttatatatataatttatcggttcgatttggttattttttagtaaaaccaaaaccaaatcaaatagtatcgatttttcaaaatttaaaacaaaatctaaccaaatcaaatcaattatCGGTTTCTTAAATCGGTTTGATTCGGATTgcgatttgatttgattttttaaccataaccataAACAGCCCTACTGATATAAGTTATAAACGAAGAAATAAGGGGATGATTTCGAAATAAACGTTCTTAGAATTGGAAGAAATATTCAGTTTCCAAACTAGAAGGACTAAAACaacatttttgtttaatttatcttcttttatgtttctcccaCATCGAACACATACAGAACTTTATAGCAGTACAAGGACTCTAGTGAAGCAATGAAAATCGTCCCTTTGGGGACATCCGATAAAATTGGAACGATACAGAGAAgattaatgttatttttaagacaGCAAAGATGCCtgatgaatggaggtggagtacaatggttCCGTTGTATAAAAACAAGGGTGATATCCAAAACTGTAACAACTACAGGGGTATCAAACTGCTAAGCCATTCTATGAAGATTTGGGAaagagtggtggagatgagggtgagaagaggggtgtccatctttgaaaatcagtttggattcatgccgggacgatcgactaccgaagccattcatcttatgcgaagactggtagaaaaatatagagaaaggaagagagacctaCACATGGTATTCATTGACCTCgaaaaggcctatgacaaagtaccgaggaaggtcctctggaggtgcttggaggctaaaggtgtcccgatgatttatattagggcgATGAAGGACATGTATAgtggagccaagactcgggttagGACGGTTGGAGGAGACTCGGAACACTTTCCAGTTGAGATAGGGTTGCATCAGGGATCAGTCCTTAGCCCTTTTCTAtgacgcggtctattcaggagaaggtaccatggtgtatgttatttgcggatgacatagtactgattgatgagacacgggacagagttaatgcgaggctggaggtgtggagacaaacgctggagtccaaagggttcaggttgagtaggaccaaaactGAATATTTGGGATGCAAATTCAGTGATGCGGTGGATGAGGCAGATGGGGAAGTGAGACTGGACACACAGGTTATTCccaagaaagaaagttttaagtatcttggggctGTAATCCAAAGAAGTGGTGACATAGACggtgatgtcacacatcgcattggggCGGCTTGgttgaaatggaggcttgcctctggagttttgtgtgataagaaagttccaccgaaacttaaaggtaagttctacagagtggtagttagaccggccttgttgtatggagcggagtgttggccagtcaggaactcacatgttcaaaaactgcatgttgcggagatgaggatgctgagatggatgtgtgggcacactaggagcgataagattaggaatgaggttatccgagagaaggtgggagtggcctctgtggtggacaagctgagggaagtgagactgagatggtttgggcatgtgaagagacggtgcacagacgccccagtgaggaggtgcgaggggctggttgtagagggtacgcggaggggtagaggtaggcctaagaagtattggggagaggtgattagacaggacttaGCTCAGCTTCgcattaccgaggacatgactctagataggaaggagtggaggtcgcgtattaaggttgaaggttagtagggctagCGTGTTGTCTTCCCGTGCGAGGGTTTTGGTGGGTAGCGTTTGTAGTAGTCCTAGCCTTGATCTTgtagttcttgtctgtgatcATATAGTCTTGTGTCGTTTACTGAGTTTCACCTCTCTCTTTATTGtcttgatgttattgtctccGTTGTTGACTATGCACTTTTCTCTTATTGGATACTATGTCATATATAAtgtttcctcttatttttcttgggttgttgtacttgagctgagggtcctccggaaacagcctctctacctccatgaggtagtggtaaggtctgcgtacactctaccctccccaaaccccacttagtgggatttcactgggtatgttgttgttgttgttgttgtacagAGAAGATTAGCATGGCCCCTGCGCAAGGATGACACGCACAAATCGAGAAATGGTCcaaattttttttgccctttctCCACCGACAGTGATGGTCCGATCTAATTACCCTCTCCAAACCCGCTTATGGGACTATAATGCGTTTTTTGTTGATACTTGTATTTCACTATTTCTATAATTctagtgtaatctcacaagtgaaATCCACGGAAGATAGAATATACTCAAACTATTGTGTAATTGCTTGTATTTAGATACATTCTACTATCTTAAACCTACTTGTATTAACCACTTTTTGTGCAATGGATTTTCTCCacctttttatacattttaagtCTTGACTACAACTCAGAGGgaataaaattgatttatagATATGAAATCAAATATGCAATATTTAGAGACAATAGTATTCGATGAATTCAGTTATTATAGGGAGCAAGTTCCGTCATTCCCATCACTTCTGACTTAATGATTAGATCCAAATTCTACAATAGaactcaaaataaaattgattctTGAGTCAATCTTCTCGGTTTTTTAgcacattcaaaataaaattatacaccGCTAAATGATCgaagaaccaaaagagaatATATTCTAATATAATATCAACTTCTCTTCGAGTTGGCATACAATGTTAATCatacataataaaattttagaatattatAGAATTATAGCAATAGTATAATGTAAAGATGAAGGACACTAATAAATTAAATCTTGCTTTTTATCCACTGCAACATGTTGTATGACCTCAAGACAATACATTGCAACATAGTATTTTTGTCAGCTCTTTGGGGTTATAAATTTCACAAGGCATTTACATGTTCCTCAAACATATATCACAACTGctacaaatatttattatgaaggaaaatatgttatcgaactttaataaataatgacatTGATGTGCCTTTTCTCAAAGGGAAATAACCTgaatgagccaaacttttaatacttttttttcaaaGGTCGATGatatatttgagattttttttattttatttttgtaaaaagaaaagtacagaAGAGTCTTCTGCTGATTGTTCACAGTTTCTTCAGGACATTAATGACTGGCCATTTATTGCCTTCTCAGAGTAGCCAGGGGAAATGTCAGTTCTTGggaaatttttatattataatagaaTTTGAAGTTGCTCAAATTTTAGTACTGAAACTATTTTCAGATACAATTTTGTGAAAGGTAATCCAAGAGCATTCACTCGTTTCAATTTGATTGtcttatatattttacttttttttgttaaatattcgATATTCTCATTAAAGTTCGACTAAATCCGCTAGATAATCCATATTGAAGGTAAAAGGCTCAACTCAATTTATATTCCCTTCAATCCATCTACAAAagatatttctttttgtttttgacaattattcaattatacaATCTTTTACATGACACGGTTAAGCCCACAAACTTAAAGaacattttaatacatttgaTGTATTTTTAGTTTCAGACTATAAagatcttatttattttcttaaatttcacgtcaaatcaacaatacaatatGTATGCCAATGGCAAAGTGTTTGagatttgaatttggaattacttcaaattgaatttcaaaCCCTCCTAAACCAGTGAGTCAACATCTAATCTTGTGCGAGGAAattcaaaatctatatatataagtaaaaagtataaaagttaCGTACCTTATATCTAAAATGTAACTTTTTTTAATGAGAGGATTGGATGAACACCCTCTCGACCCCTAGATCCACCCCTAGTGTTTTGTATGGAGTTTAAGATTTGTCTTGCTCCCACAACATGTCAAATTAAAGTGGTGGGAATCAGAGCCATGAAGGCAAGGGTATATAATATAGTAGTAGAAGAAAAGGATGTGACAAATGCATAAAACCAAAAGCAAATTGAGTAGAAAACAACTACTCTTAAGAGGAGTGCTATAAAGTATAATGAtatcaatattttcattttattttgggaAATATATATNtaaaaatgataatttatatgataattaccaaaaacgactTTACGGGTCATGACAATATATTACTTTTCTAAACTGTTTGTTTCctcttgatctttttttttttttttgaaaatgatttttttttatctcatttgTTGTAGACCTATGTACAACCTTATAGCTAGGTTGTATGTGATGCTTTACTAAATGGGGAAGTAAATTAAATCATTTGTATATTCCAAGCATTGTGGTGCAATGATTAGAATAGTATGAGTCACGAATATGAAGAAAAGTTCTAGTAAAAGTGTTTTCCCATCTTCAATAGATTCTTATGTAGGGAACTTAAATTAATCGAGATCACAATGCATGTATATCGACATCAAATGAGGAAAAAACCatttttaataaagaattttgaatttgtgataTGCGTCTAATCCACTGAttgtgttttgtttttattactaaaccctaacctataagaaaaaaatgtcaaaattaaTATACCTTGTCCAACTTTCTATATATAAACACTCGATTGTTAACATTTTATGTCATATCATTGacactcttttttatttttcttattcttttggTATTTGTCCCCAAGATATGTTTGTGAAATTTCTTGAAATGTTTTGGCAGATTAATCTTTGAtttgctttatatatatataataactcTATATACAAAGCCAAAGAGTTTAAGTTCGAGCTCttaatatggaatcatctttaaAGGAGAATGTTCTTTACCTTCCAATATGAGGCATTGAACTGACGTAAATTAAGATTTAGTCGAAGCTGTTCATGTGATCTTTTTGAATCTCGCTTAATTCAGTCTCTCTTAAAAAATGGTTTGGGTTTTAGTTATTACTATTTCCCTATATAGATACATATTAGTTTTGGTGATGAGGAAATAAGATTAAGGTTtgcatatattttattcttcatGAATTTTACTTAAAAGATGAATGTTGAGTTGGAATATATATGTGTTGTCACATATTTTGGGTGGCAAtttactcttcttttttttactttttacattttttgggtTGACAAGTATAACTTCATGGTGAGATCAGCATGATATTATAAGTCGGTCAAATATTGTTGAATAATCATTATATTTGGGACACACCTCCACATCTTGTATTTTGACATATAACAGCAAAAAATGTTTAATAATGATATCATCCTCCTCCACCTAATTAGTTTTCTTTACTCCTTTCTTTTTAGTAGCAACAAACATGCATATGTTTCTTTGTAGTACACACATCAATATCAATTGATAGACCACCACACAAATCATCTTCAATAGTACTTGTATTTCCAACTTACTTTTTTTTCGCATGGTAAAATTAGGATAAGAGAGTTATTTTCGATAAATTCTCAAGTTGAAAAAAAGGTAATTAAAGTAAGATTGAaacaaaaattacaataatataataaacaaagaaaCTAACGTAATAGGTAAAAAGACTGTGAAACTAACTAATACTAGTAACTACGCAAATGATGAGAAAACACTATactaaaaatgatctttagcaaTAATTAATGATGATAGTTTAATTgtcattaaatatatttttttagcggcaattaccGGTGACAATTACATTTTAGCAGCACTCTTTATACATGTTGCTAATTGAAGCCTACAACAtcattgaatctaatgacaattaactaatgttgTTGGTaagactttaacactctttgttaatgtgcatatatattttgttgtacTGAGAGGACCTCTGATTTTCCCACATAAAAATACGATAACACTCGACTACCTACTATCTTTCTACGCAAATTTTTGACCTTCATACCTTCCTATATCATGTCCTCAATAAGctaaaaatatgtcatataatGTTCAATCACCTCCGTCCAATTTTATTTCAACCCAATTCTATTATTATCAAAATATGTTATAATCGACCTCTCGCACCTCATTACAAGTGCATGTCACACCTCCTAATTATGTTAAGACTTTGATGATTTAGCATTATGCAATATCTCTTCTTTAGAAGTTCATGTATAGCAAGTTAGCAACTTTACAATACTTTCCCTCATAAATTTATggtttaatttcaattttttaacttatagAAAAAGAGTGTGTAAAAGAGCAATAAATGAAATGACAGCTTAGCTATTCCTAAAGCTAGagggaaaaaatatatataaagtcatcatgaaaaaaacaaattatgaatACAAATCacactatttttcaaaaagaaatcaATCTAAATTATGAACAGAATTATAAATAGTATGGCCTTTGTACCTATTTAAATTTGAACCACTCAATTTGGTGAAAGGACTTAAATTTCTAATAATATGTTACAAGAGCAATAAATGTTCATATTTGTCTTACACTTTgcagaaaaaattaaatactacAACCATTCACATGTTTGCagtacaaaaaatattttaacttttgggtaatttcatttttaaaccTATCCATAGCTCCAAATAATAGTATGTTAATTAGGGTATGATTTGGAATTTTACGTTCATGAGttctgaattttaaaaaatacaataacatacttaagttcttgataaattatttatacatattaactGTTAAATAGATTCTTAAGACAAATAACTTTGAAGCTTTAGCTCCGTCCGTACTCATGATTAAGATTAACTCCTtttaagaaatacaaaaaatatttaaagctaTCGTAAAATGGAGCACaaaatgtataataataataataagagttAACAGTAATATAATTAAACTATTACAACATACCGTAATTCATTATTCtatttacttatttaaattattatttttttgcgaGATTTATCTCTTAACTATCACTCTCTTGATATGAAAACACACTTCATGCTGAGTTGACTTACACATA
Proteins encoded in this window:
- the LOC125866047 gene encoding uncharacterized protein LOC125866047, with protein sequence MEKHAKSVRQLEPWVELAGKVVMVTGASSGIGRDFCSDLSKAGCRIIAAARRIDRLQSLCDEINSNSSQDLRAVAIELDVSANGSAIEAAVQKAWDAFGRIDGLVNNAGIRGSVHSPLDLLEEEWEKTYKTNLRGAWLVTKFVCKHMRAANQGGSVINISSIAGLNRGQLPGGLAYASSKEALNSITKVLALELGPYKIRVNSISPGLFKSEITEGLIQKDWLQNIELRTIPLRTHGTSNPALTSVVRYLIHDSSEYVSGNMFIVDAGATLPGVPIFSSL